A stretch of DNA from Fibrobacter succinogenes:
GCAAGCACCACGGCGAATCCGAAGCTTCACAGGAACTCGGCCTTAAGATTATCGGTCACATGCGCGAATTCTGCGACAAGGAATCCGAACGCTTGGGCCTCAACTTCAGCTTGCTTGCAACACCTGCTGAAGGCCTCTCGGGCCGCTTTGTGCGCATGGACAAGAAGAAGTTCGGCATTATCCCGGGCGTTACCGACCGCGATTACTATACGAACTCTTTCCACGTGCCGGTTTACTATAGAATCTCGGCTTTCAAGAAGCTCTCGCTGGAAGCTCCGTACCACGCGCTCACGAACGCTGGCCACATCAGCTACATCGAACTCGATGGCGACCCGACGCAGAATCTGGATGCTTTCGAAAAGATCGTGAAGCACATGGCAAAGGTCGGAATCGGTTACGGTTCTATCAACCACCCTGTCGATCGCGACCCGGTTTGCGGATTCGTGGGCGTGATTGGCGATGTGTGCCCGCGCTGCGGACGTAGTGAAGGCCATGCCATCTCTTGCGAAAAGCTCGCTGAACTTAGAAAGAAATTCCCCGGAATGCCCGCATTCAGAGGGATTAGATAATGAGTTAATCGTTCTGAGTTACTAGTTACTAGAAATTCGGAACTTAGATTTTGTGTCATCCTGAGCGTAGGGCATAGCCCGAAGTCGAAGGATCCAGTTGATTCTTGGATTGCTCAGAATGGCTCGAAGAACTGCGGCGAAGCCGCAATCAAGGAGTACAGAAAAATGTCTGAAAAGGAAATGTCTCAGTATGGAGAAGGAATCGGATTCGAACGTATCCGTCGCATTACGGGTTATCTCGTTGGTACAGTCGACCGCTTCAACAACGCTAAGCGCGCCGAAGTCAACGATCGCGTAAAGCACGGCGTGTAAGATGGATGATTATCCTCCACTGCGGATTGCAGGGATTGAGCCCGAATCATTCGTGGACGGTCCCGGTATCCGTTTGACTGTGTTTACCCAGGGCTGCCACCACAATTGCCCAGGGTGCCAGAATCCGCAGACTCATGATTTTGAGGGCGGGCACTTTATCGAGCGCGAAGCGATCATCACGATGATCAAGGAAAATCCGTTGCTCGATGGCGTGACGTTTAGCGGAGGCGATCCGATGGACCAGGCGGCGGCACTTGTTCCGCTTGCACGCGAAATCAAGGAACGCGGTCTCAATCTCGTGATTTTCACGGGATACACGTACGAACAGCTGATGAAGCTTACGCCCGAAAAGCCGGAGCTCTTTGAATTGCTCTCGTTTGCGGATATCCTCATTGACGGTCCGTTTGTCATGGCGAAAAAGTCGCTGGACATCAAGTTCAGAGGTTCTTGGAACCAGCGCATTATCGATGTGCAAAAGAGCCTTGTCGAAGGCCATGTGGTCATCCATCAGATTCAACTGGACGAGATGGCGGAACACCCCGACAGGGAATACAATACATAAGCGCGATGGGCGAGGGCGGTAAATGCCTGCGAAAATCGTGAATGTAAAAAGGACGAGTTCTGCTCGTCCTTTTGCGTTATGGGAGAATTTGGTCTTTGGTCAGATTGAATCTGAGGATTAGTGTTTCCAAAGGGACCCCATCTTTGAAAAGGGCCCTAGCTGTTTCTAGCTTTTCGGCTTCGGCCTTGGTGAGTTCGTCACGTACCTTTTGTGTTTCCGCTCGGGCTTCGGCAAGTTCTTTGCGAAATTCATCGCCGGCACTCACAAAACCATATTTCTGTCCTATGCTTACGAATGCCATTTCTAACTCCTTGAGTTGTTCTTCATTGAGGTACTTTAAAGCTACATTCGTTATGGAAAATAATCAAGTAGGCCTATTGTTGGGCTTGGGGGGGGCTGATGATTAGGAAAAAACGATGGAATTTGTGTCTTTGATACAATGTCGAAGGATTTTTCCGGAACAGACCTTTATATCGAGGATGAGGAATAATCTATATTACAAGTAATAAAGGAGCCCGTTATGACATATACATTTTTGAAGCTTGCTGAAGAAGTTCTTGAAGAAGCCAAAAAGCGCGAGAACATCCAAGCACTTTCCCATGTGGAAATATGGGAAAAGGCTGAAAAATATGGAATTCAAAACAAGTGTAGTTCCTCTGGTAAAACGCCTTGGCAATCCATCTGCGCTCAAATATATGTGGATATGAAGGATAACGCTAAAACTATTTTTGCAAAAATTGGTACGCGGCCTGTGCGTTTTGCTCTTAAGAAATATGTTGAAAATGGTGTAAAGATTACTGACATAGAACAAAAAATAAAACAGCCTAAGACAATATTTTCGGAACGGGATTTACATCCGCTTTTGACGAAGTTTGTTTATTCGAATTCGCATTTTCATTGTTATGCAAAGACTATTTATCATGAGACTTCAGCCAAACATAAGATTGGGCGAAATCATTGGTTGCATCCGGATTTGATGGCCGTCTATTTCCCGTTTGATTCGTATCAAACAGGAACACTGGATATAATTAAGTCTTTTTATGAGTCAAAAATGAAATTGTTCTCATTTGAGATGAAAAAAGAAATCACTAGCTCGACTCTTCGTGAGTATTATTTCCAAGCGGTTTCTAATTCTAGTTGGGCTAACGAAGGCTATTTGGTCGCTTTGAAATTTGATCAAGATGATGATTTTCGTGAAGAAATGCAACGCCTTAACAATTCTTTCGGCATAGGCTTTATCCAACTCGACGCAACGAATGTGGAACAAAGTAGTGTTCTAATTCCTGCTAAAATCCATGAACAAATTGATTGGGATTCTCTTGATCGTCTTATTGAGGAAAATCCTGATGTCAAGAATTTCGTCGACTCCATTAATGGGGATGTTCTGCTTCAAAAGGTAAAGAATAAGAACGAATATGATGAAATCTTCGATAACTCCAAGATGGAAAAGTGGATTAAGGACAAGGGAATTGAATAGCGACTATTGTCTGACAAAAGTTAATTAGCTATATTTGTTATCAAAAGTTCCCACGGCGCCTCTTAACAATGCGTACCACGGTGGGACTTCGCTTTTTTGGCTTTGTCTTTAGATTTGCTGTCGAAATTTTCGGTTGCCAATTCTCCACCAAGCTGGTGGAGTTTTTCGAAAGTGGGGCAAATGCAAAATTGTTCGGCAAAAACGTACAACCCTCTTGACGATAGTTTTCCGATAGCCTATATTTAGTGTACGGATGAGCAAATGTGTTGCTCTGCAAACAACAAAAGCCCCGCTGTTTTCAGCATGTCTGCGGGGAGGAGTTAAAAGATGAAGAATGATGTGAAAAATGGTGGTGTCGGCATTTGGCTTGACGAAATTGTTCCTTGTCTCAAGGATACCGAAACTGGCGAAATCAAGGAAACGGTTGTATTTAAAATCGAAAGTCGTTCATTCCTGAAAAAATTCAACGAAAAGAATGGTTGGGGAATCAATTGGATAGAAATTCCCGATAATGTTGATGTCTTTGCCCTTGCGTTGAAGGAAAATAACGAAATTCAGGGACTTGTCGGAGTGAAAAACGACAAAAATTCTGTTGCGGCATTTATCCATTGGGCATGTACCGCACCTCGCAATAATAAGCGATTGAGTGGATCGCAAAAATACATTGGGGTTGGAGGGCATCTGTTTGCCATTGCTGCTGATAAGTCGATTCAGTGGGGATATCAAGGCGCAATTCACGGCTTTGCCCTTAACAAAGAACTTCTTAATCACTATATTGAAGTATTAGGAGCCATATTTTTAGGGGCTTTGCACGAATATCAATTTTTCGTGAACGAAAAATCGGCAAAACATCTTTTGGAGACTTACACCTATGAATGGAACTAAGGGACCTGTCATTCTGGCGGAATCCATGGAGGCGTATAGGGCCACTCCTGACCCGTACAAAGATGCTCCTTCAATGCATGTGAACTTATTGGAGTTGTCTCGTTATGCAGAAAGAATCGGAAAGCCGATGTGCGAACTGACTAAGGAAGAAATAGACCAATTCCGGTTGTAATTGATCTCGTCTGCCCTCTTTCTTGATTATATTTATCACATGGTTATGGATATGTTTGGGAAGAATGTTTTGGCGACTACTGTTGTCGCTGCGTCGGCTTTGACTGTATCGGCGTTTGCGGCGGGTAAGGTTGCTTGCGTTGGCAATAGTATCACGTATGGTTACGGGATTGAGTCTTGGCCGGACCAGACGAGTTATCCGCATCATTTGCAGGGGATGCTGCGCGAAAATGCGCTGAGTGATACGGTCGAAAATTTTGGCGTGAGTGGGCTTACGGTCCGCAAGGATGATCAGGCTTCGTATTGGAAAGGTTACCGCTTTGCGCCGGCGATTGAATTTGCGGCAGATACGGTTATCATTGAGCTTGGTACAAACGATTCGAAGGCTTACACGACTTGGAATTCTCCGGCGCAGAATGCGGCCGTCGATTCGGCGATTACGGCTGATTTTGAAGCGTTGATTGATACGTTCCAGGTGAAGTCAAAGCCGCATGTCTTTATTTGCTTGGCGCCTTATGTGAACAACGTAGAATGGAATATCCTCGATACCGCGGTCGTGAACCGTGTGAACCCGGCGATTTTGCGGGCGGGGCTCGAAAAGGGTGTGAATGTCATCGACTTGCATTCGCGTTTTAGCGCTCTCGAAAATCCGGGCTGGTACTTGTCGGATTTGGTGCATCCGTCTGTCGAAGGCGCAAAGCACTTGGCAGAAATTGTGTATGCCCATTTGCAAATGGATACGTTGCATGTAACGCAAGATGGCTCGACGCTCAAGGCGCCGAAGGGCTTTGGATTCCAGTGGTACAAGGACGGACGCCTCTTGGATGGCGACACGCTTGAAACGCTTACTGTTTCGAGTGTTGGCAAGTACAAGGTCTCTGTGAAAATTGACGAAAAAAGTTTGTCACGGATTGTGACAGAAACGCTTGATTTGCAGGAGCGAACTGCGTTGAAGCCGAATGCTCGCGTTAGTGAAAAAGCTTCAGTGAATTCGTCTCGTTACTTAGAACAACGTTTTGACGCTCGTGGTCGCGCTTTGAAAACACAAAGCTCGTTCCAGAAAGTTTATATTAAACGGCTCTAGCCTAATTTTTCGGTGAGTCTTGTGTACCGGCGAGTGCTGCGGTTGTTGCGCACGGCTTGGTAGAATGCACCGGGAGCTGACAAAATCCACACATGACCTTTGGCACGCGTAATCGCGGTGTAGATGAGGTTCCGCTGCAGCATAATGCTGTGGCTTGAATCGAGCACGACGATGACGGCGGGGTATTCGCTACCTTGGCTTTTGTGGATGGTGCAGGCGTACGCAAGGATGAGCTCTTCGACTTCATCGGGCTCGTAATCGACAGTCTTGTCGTCGTAAAAAACCGTGATCTTTTTTGTTTCCTTGCCGATTTTGTAGATGATGCCGACGTCGCCGTTGAACACGTTCTTGTCGTAGTTGTTGCGGATTTGCATCACGCGGTCGCCTGTGCTCCAGTTGCCGCTTGCAATTTTGATGCGTTCCTTGCCGGGATTCAGAAGGTCTTGCAAGAAGTTGTTCAGCTCGTAAATGCCGAGAGGTCCTTTGCGCATTGGCGTGAGGAGCTGCATCTCTTGCGTATCGATATCGAGCTTTTCTTTGATGCCAAATGTGACGAGGCGGGCAATGATGTCTTTAGCTTCATCGGCCGACTCGTAAGGCAAAAAGTGGAAGTTCGTGCCTTCGATGGGCGAGGGGCAAATGCCTTGGTTGATTTTGGCAGCTTTGTCGGCGATGTCGTTTCCGCCGGCCTGGCGGAAAATGTGCTGAAGGCGGGTGCTCGGAATCTTGGGGCAACGCAACAAGTCGTTCAGCACATTGCCTGCTCCCACGCTGGGGAGCTGGTCGGCATCGCCTACGAGAACAATTCGCGCGTTGAGTGGCGTCGCTTCGAGGAGCGACGCGGCAAGCCACGTATCGACCATACTGAATTCATCAACGATGAGCAAATTGCATTGGAGCTTATTGTTTTCGTCGCGGTGGAACTTGCCCGAAATCGGATCTACTTCGAGCAATCGGTGGATTGTGCGGGCTTTTTCGCCACAGCATTCGCCCATGCGCTTGGCGGCGCGCCCCGTTGGGGCCGTGAGGCTTACGCATTCTTCCATTTGGCGGGCGAGATACAAAATCCCCTTAAGGATTGTTGTCTTGCCGGTGCCTGGGCCGCCTGTGATAATCGAAATCTTTCGCGATAGCGCCATCTGGATGGCTCGCCTTTGAATTGGATCAAAGCTGAACTTGTGTTCGCGTTCCCACTGCGCAAGAGCGTTTTCGAAGCCTTCCGTTGAAAGTTCGTTGTATCGCAAACGGAGCTTGATGTTGTCTGCAATGCGCTGCTCGGCATTGTAGAGTGGTGGAAAATAGCAGTCGTCGCCTTCGCGTTTGATGCGTCCGATTTCGCTTGCTTTTTCGAATTCATCGAGGAGCGTGTTGATGGCACTTTCGTCATCTTGCATTAAACGCAAATTGCGGAACGTGCGTTCCAAGAGAACGTTTTTGGGCAAGAATACATGCCCGTCGCTCACGGAAGCTTCTTGCAATGTGTAAAGTAATGCCGCTTGAAAACGCTCGGGGCTGTCTTTCGGGAATCCAACTTTCTGCGCGATTTCATCGGCTTTCAAGAATCCGATGCCCCAGACTTCTTCGCAGAGCATGTACGGGTTCTGCGTGATGCGTTCAATTGTCGCCTGCCCGAACTTGTTCCAAAGGCGTTTGGCTACACTGCCGACAATTTCGTGCTTGTACAAAAACAGCATCGTCTCGCGGCTGTGGCGCGCTTCTTGCCAACGTGCCAAAAAAGCTTCCACCTTGCGGGCGGGGAAGCCTTTGATTTTCACTTCTCGGAATTTGTCAGGATCGTTGTCTAGGATATCGGCAGTTTTATCGCCAAAAATTTCAACGATGCGTTCGGCAATTTTTTGCCCGACTCCAGGGAATTGCCCGCTTGCCAAGTATTCGACAATGTCGTTGTCTTCTGTGGCGAGGTATTCAAAAGAAGTCGCCTGGAATTGCTTTCCATATTTCGGATGCGAACCCCAGTCGCCTTCTACAGCAATCGTTTCACCGGGCTGTAAAGCGGGGAATGTTCCTGTAACGACAACGACTTTCTTGCTTTCAGCGTCGTTAAGGCGCATCACGGTAAAGCCGTTTTGCAGGCTATGAAACGTGATGCTTTTGATTGAACCTTTAACTTGCACGAATTTTGCGGCGTTTGTTTTTTGCGGCGCTTGTAAAACTTGCGAATCTCTAGTTTACTCAGCCTTCGGAATTTTTCCTTCGTCAAGGTCGGGATTCCAACGGTCGGCATTGTAACCTTCCATCTTTGAAAGCGTCTTGCCGCGAACGCAGAGGAAGAATCCGAGAATGGCAGCGTCATGGAGTGCAATCACGAGAGCTGTCTTGTAATCAAGTCCAAAACCGAGCGGAGCGCCCTTGAGATTTTCCGGGCTCACCCAGAGGATGTAATCTGCTGTAATGAACGTCATGAACATGCACGGGATAAGCGCAATCCAGAAGTTCTTCTTTTTACTGCGGAGGTAAACCGTGGCAACGCACAAACTGCAAACGGCCATGAGCTGGTTGCTCCAGCTGAAGTAGTTCCACAAGATGTTGAAGCCTTCGGGGTTCAAGTTGCTCCAAAAAATGATCACAGCGCAGAGGGCGAACATCGGAACCGTGAGGATCAAACGGTTACGCACGGAGGTCTGTTCAAGACCTGTGAGTTCTGCAATCGTAAGGCGGAGGCTGCGGAGGCTGGTGTCGCCACTTGTAATGGCAAGGATAATCACGCCCACAACTACGAGAATCGAAATCGGAGCCCAAGGAATTACTGTCGAAACGAGAACGCTCAAGACTTTCACGCCCGAAGCGCCTGTCAAAAGTTCCGGCATCTGGTGATAAATGAACATACCGCCAGCGGCCCAAATCATGCCGATTAAACCTTCGATAATCATCATGCCATAGAACGTCTGACGGCCTGTCTTTTCGGTCACTTCGGTACGAGCAACGAGCGGGCTTTGCGTGCTGTGGAAACCGCTGATGATGCCGCAAGCAATCGTTACGAAGAGCATCGGGATAATCGGCTGGCCTGCCGGATGCTTGTGGAAGTTGCTCATGATATCGCTAAAGCAGAATTCATCGAGTACGTTCAAGTTCGGGATGATGCCCACGAAAATCGCGAGCGAAGCGAGAATCAGGAGGGCGCCAAAAACCGGGTAGATGCGGCCGATAATCTTGTCAATCGGGAAGAAAGTGCTAATGAAGTAGTAGGCAAAAATGACGGCGACAGCAATCCAGAAAAGCGTCGGCGAAACGTGACTGCCAGCGAGAATCGGCGTATTCACGAGAGCTGCTGGCGTGTTGGTGAACACTGCACCGACGAGGATGAGCGCCACGGAAATGAGCGTCATTACAAGCTTTGCAGGGCCCTTGCCCAAAAACTTGCGGGAGAGCGCTGGCACATTGTAGCCGTTGTTGCGCATGCTGATCATGCCGCTGAAGTAGTCGTGTACAGCGCCGCCAAGCACGTTGCCGAGCGGGAGCAAGATGAACACGATGGCGCCAAACTTGATGCCAAGAATCACGCCAATCACAGGACCGATGCCCGCGATGTTCAAAAGTTGAATGAGAACGTTTTTCCAATGCGGCATGGGAACTCGGTCAACGCCATCGGGGTTTGCGAGAGCCGGAGTTTTTCTGTCGTCCGGTCCGAAAACGCGTTCGACGAACTTGCCGTAGGTGAAATATCCAAGGATGAGGATTGCAACACCAATTAGGAATGTTATCATTTTTTGCCTTCTTTAGTTAGTTAAAACTGTACCATCGCGTTGATGGACATGGCTATGTAGGTTTGCCAAAAATAGCTGTTGTGGTCTTTGACTCCGTTATTCTTTTTGCCAAATTCGATAGTTCCGCTATTATCCGTATTGACTGATTTATACCAGTTCTCGTAAAAACGCACGGATGGAGATAAGCAGAAAAAGTCCGTAATATAATAGCGGATGTTTGCGATTATTGCAACGGCCGAACCCTTTAAGCTGGAATCGAAAAATTCTTTGCCATTGCTAGAGGTGTTTTTTTCGATATTCATGCTGGAAAATGAGTAGCCGAGACCTACACCCACTTGGAAATATTCGGGAAAGAAAAAGTTATAGGTGGCTTCGAGTCCGAATCGCCAATAGCTTATGTCTTGTTCTTTCATTTCTTTGGGATTGTTATCGATAGAGCCCGTTGTAGACCAGTATTGGAATGATAACCCGAAAGAAAATTCGCGGATATTCACGCCGAGGTTATAGTCGGGGGTTAGAAGAATTTTATTTTGCGGAAAATTGACGATTTCTGTATTACCTTCTTTATCGGTAATTTTAAGTACTCTGGAAAAAAAATCACCGCGGTTTGCCATAATGCCAATGCCGATACTGGCATAATAAGAACGTGGCCACTGCGCAAAATCGCCTTCGCTGGGTTGCGCCCAAACAACTCCTACCCAAAAAGCTAATGCCAAAAGAATTTTTTTCATCACAATCCTCCCTTTAAAAAAGCACCCTTAATTTAGAAATTTAAGGGTGCCTTGGTATAATTTGTAATGTATTATGGCGCGTTATTCAGCGTATTTGAACATCGCGTCGATGCACTTCTTGGCTTTCACGCGCACATCTTCGTTAAGCGAGATGTGTTCTGCCTTTTCGGGGTGGCGGAGTGCTTCCAAGATGTTTTCGAGGGAGTTCGATTTCATGTACTTGCACATGCAGCAGCTACCGATAAAGTTCATGTCGGGGTGCTCGTAGTGCATGCGGGCATTGAGGCCGCATTCCGTGAGGAGCAAGATGCAACTGTCCTTGGGCTGCTGGTTGATGTAGCTGACCATTTGGCCCGTGCTTCCGACGTAGTCGCTGAGCATGGCAACCGACGGATTGCATTCCGGGTGGCTGATTACCTTGAGATTCGGGTTTTGGCTACGGAAGAACTGGATCAAATCCGGGTCGTAGTTTTCGTGAACGTAGCAGCAGCCGTTATAGAGCTTGATATCCTTCTTGACTCCGCGACGCTTCATTTCGTCGATGATGTTCTGGCCCATGAGGGCGTCCGGTACAAAGTAAATCTTGTCGGACGGGATTGTTTCGACAATGTGCATCACGTTACCGCTAGTCACGCAAACGTCGCAGGCTGCTTTCACGTCGGCGGTCGTGTTGATATAGCAAACGAACGTGTAGTCCGGATTCTGCTTGCGGAGTTCTTCGACGTCCTTGCCGGTAATGGAATCGGCGAGACTGCAACCCGTGAGCGGGCCTGGAATGATGACGTCTTTCTGCGGGTTTAAAATCTTGGCGGTTTCGCCCATGAAACGCACGGCAGAGAAGAGAATCGTCTTTTGCTGGACGGTTGTGGCGTCTTTGCTGAGTTTGAAGCTATCGCCAGTGAAGTCGGCAACGCCCAAGAGAATTTCAGGAGCGCAATAGCTGTGGGCGAGAATAACGGTGTCCTGCTGCTTTTTGAGCTCGTTGATTTCGTTGATGAGCGGGAGCATCTTTTCCACCTTTTCCATGGTGTAGGTGCAAAGGGCTGCGCCCGGCTTGACGGACTTGAGACGATTGTAAAGTTCTTCTGCTGTCATTGTTGATTCCGTGAAATGTAATTTCCTAGATGAAAGATAGTAATTTTAGTAGGAAGTAGGATGTAAGAAGTAGGAAGGGATTTAAAAGTGGTTAGTAAACAGTATGCTATAGGAAGGGCTTATAATCGCGGCTTTGCCGCCTAACTATTCCTGTCTACTGTCTACTGCCTACTGTTTACTGCGCCGCAGGCGCCGCTAGTATCCAGCCCATTCAGCGCTGATGGAGGGGCTTGCTTTGCGGATGTTTTTTTCTTCAGAAGTTTCTTCCTTGCGGGCGATGTCGCCGTTAGCGATGCGTTCCTTGATTTCGTCAAATGTTTTGGGAGGTACTGAATCTGGAGTATTGTCGCCGAGCACTTTGCAGGGGGCCGCTTCGGATTCTTTTGCCTTGTCTTTCACGGGCGTGTATTCGCGGAGCGCTTCGACGGTGTAGAATTTGTCTTCTTCGGGGCACCATGCGGTAAGCGCCTTGCCATAGCAGCAACCGGAATCAAGACCGATAAATCCGGGAATGTTCACGAAGCCTTTCTTGGCCCAATGTCCAAAGACAACAGTCTTGTTCCAAGAGACTTGTTCATACCAGGGCTTGTCATTCCAGTTGCGGATGGAAAGGAGCACTTCGGGGCTCATGTCTTCGAGGCGCGTTTTGCCCGGTTCGAGTCCGGCGTGTACGAGCAAGGCGTGCGGCGTATCGCGCCAAAGCGGCCAGTTCTTGACGGTATCGCGAATGTAGACCCATTCATCGAGCGTGAGCGCCTTGAAGCGTTTTTTCTGCTTTTCGGTCCATTGGCTTTTGGGTGTATCCATCATGCGGATGAGGTGTTCCTCGTGGTTTCCACGGACGGTCAAAATGCCAATTTCTTCGACAATGCGCATGGCGCGAAGCATGTCGGGGCCTTTGTTGATAATATCGCCGGTTTGGAAGATGGTATCGTTACCGCGGACAAATCCGAACTTGTCAATCATTTCGGAAAGCTCATCAGCACAACCATGCACATCACCGATGTAGAGAGTACGTTTCATTTTTTAGTAGACAGTAGGAAGTAGGCGGTAGGAAGTAGTTTGGTAATGGGGTCGCACTAAAGTGCTTTGGGCTCGCTTCGCTTTGGGGTAAGGGGTCGCTTCGATGATAGACGAAAGACGATAGACGAAAGACGAATAATCGCGGCTTCGCCGCCTAGTAAAAATTTTTTGCTCGTTGCACATTGCTATAATCTCTCGTCTTTACTCTTCGAGTCAAAACTTTTCGGCTCGGTTATATCGGCAATCGTACTTGCCGATGTGACTCTCGCCTCTCTCTCGTCTTTCGTCTATAGCCCGCTGTGGCGGGCGTTCTTTCGTCTATAAATGCACTGCTTGTCGCAATTTGTTCATTTCATTTGGCGTGAGTTCGCGGAACTCGCCTGCGGGCAAATCGCCGAGTTGAATTTGGCAATAGCTCACGCGTTTGAGGTCGCGAATTTCATAACCGACGGCACGCATCATGCGGCGGATTTCGCGGTTTTTGCCTTCGATAAGCACCAGTTCTGCAAAACCATTTTCGAGGTACACGTCTGTTGCAAAGGCGATTTCTTCGGGTGCGTCAGGATCTTCGGGGTCGCGGATGTCTACGCCATCGACTAAACGCTGGGCAGCAGATTCGCTGAGCTGGCGCGTTGTCCACACGTAATAACTGCGCGGCACTTCGAAGCTCGGGTGCGTGAGACGGTAAAGCAATTCGCCATCGTCGGTGAACAGCAAAAGGCCGCGGCTCTGCAAGTCGAGTCGTCCAACGTATTTAAAGTTGTGGTATCCCGGCGGCAAGTAATCGTAAACCGTGCGGCGGCCTTGCGGGTCGTCCTTGGTGCAGACGCAACCTGCGGGCTTGTGGAACATGATGACTTTGGTCTTCTTGTTCGTGGATATCTTCAATGGCTTTCCATCGATAGAAACCTGGTCCTTTGTTTCGTCCACTTGATGGCCGAGGTCGGAGATTGTTTCTCCGTTCACCTGTACGCGACCGCTGGCGACGAGTTCGTCGGCGGCACGGCGGCTAGCAAAACCACTGAGAGAAATGTACTTGTTGATACGCATAATTTTTTAGCCCCGTCTTTTATTTTTCATCCCCGTCTGCGTTTTTGTCATCACGGTCTTCGGTTGGTGAGTCTGTCGAACCATCAGTTTTCTTTAAAAATGCCGGGCGTTTCTTTGGCTTTTGTTCCGGTTCTTTTTCAGGCGGGTAGAGCAAACCGAATCGCAGCCCTGCCGTACTGATCTTGAACGTTTCGACGCGGAGTTTTTCAAGGAGCGAACGTAACCAGAAAAGTCCGCAAATGATAACTTCGTGGCGGCCATTGCCAAGTCCAGGGAGCATCGCGCGGAGTTCTTTCGAAAGGTTCGTGATGCGCGTGGTGACTGCTTCGAGGTCGGCAAGACTCATTTCGAGA
This window harbors:
- the nrdD gene encoding anaerobic ribonucleoside-triphosphate reductase, with amino-acid sequence MSEKEMSQYGEGIGFERIRRITGYLVGTVDRFNNAKRAEVNDRVKHGV
- the nrdG gene encoding anaerobic ribonucleoside-triphosphate reductase activating protein, whose amino-acid sequence is MDDYPPLRIAGIEPESFVDGPGIRLTVFTQGCHHNCPGCQNPQTHDFEGGHFIEREAIITMIKENPLLDGVTFSGGDPMDQAAALVPLAREIKERGLNLVIFTGYTYEQLMKLTPEKPELFELLSFADILIDGPFVMAKKSLDIKFRGSWNQRIIDVQKSLVEGHVVIHQIQLDEMAEHPDREYNT
- a CDS encoding COG2958 family protein, coding for MTYTFLKLAEEVLEEAKKRENIQALSHVEIWEKAEKYGIQNKCSSSGKTPWQSICAQIYVDMKDNAKTIFAKIGTRPVRFALKKYVENGVKITDIEQKIKQPKTIFSERDLHPLLTKFVYSNSHFHCYAKTIYHETSAKHKIGRNHWLHPDLMAVYFPFDSYQTGTLDIIKSFYESKMKLFSFEMKKEITSSTLREYYFQAVSNSSWANEGYLVALKFDQDDDFREEMQRLNNSFGIGFIQLDATNVEQSSVLIPAKIHEQIDWDSLDRLIEENPDVKNFVDSINGDVLLQKVKNKNEYDEIFDNSKMEKWIKDKGIE
- a CDS encoding GDSL-type esterase/lipase family protein, producing the protein MFGKNVLATTVVAASALTVSAFAAGKVACVGNSITYGYGIESWPDQTSYPHHLQGMLRENALSDTVENFGVSGLTVRKDDQASYWKGYRFAPAIEFAADTVIIELGTNDSKAYTTWNSPAQNAAVDSAITADFEALIDTFQVKSKPHVFICLAPYVNNVEWNILDTAVVNRVNPAILRAGLEKGVNVIDLHSRFSALENPGWYLSDLVHPSVEGAKHLAEIVYAHLQMDTLHVTQDGSTLKAPKGFGFQWYKDGRLLDGDTLETLTVSSVGKYKVSVKIDEKSLSRIVTETLDLQERTALKPNARVSEKASVNSSRYLEQRFDARGRALKTQSSFQKVYIKRL
- a CDS encoding ATP-dependent RecD-like DNA helicase translates to MQVKGSIKSITFHSLQNGFTVMRLNDAESKKVVVVTGTFPALQPGETIAVEGDWGSHPKYGKQFQATSFEYLATEDNDIVEYLASGQFPGVGQKIAERIVEIFGDKTADILDNDPDKFREVKIKGFPARKVEAFLARWQEARHSRETMLFLYKHEIVGSVAKRLWNKFGQATIERITQNPYMLCEEVWGIGFLKADEIAQKVGFPKDSPERFQAALLYTLQEASVSDGHVFLPKNVLLERTFRNLRLMQDDESAINTLLDEFEKASEIGRIKREGDDCYFPPLYNAEQRIADNIKLRLRYNELSTEGFENALAQWEREHKFSFDPIQRRAIQMALSRKISIITGGPGTGKTTILKGILYLARQMEECVSLTAPTGRAAKRMGECCGEKARTIHRLLEVDPISGKFHRDENNKLQCNLLIVDEFSMVDTWLAASLLEATPLNARIVLVGDADQLPSVGAGNVLNDLLRCPKIPSTRLQHIFRQAGGNDIADKAAKINQGICPSPIEGTNFHFLPYESADEAKDIIARLVTFGIKEKLDIDTQEMQLLTPMRKGPLGIYELNNFLQDLLNPGKERIKIASGNWSTGDRVMQIRNNYDKNVFNGDVGIIYKIGKETKKITVFYDDKTVDYEPDEVEELILAYACTIHKSQGSEYPAVIVVLDSSHSIMLQRNLIYTAITRAKGHVWILSAPGAFYQAVRNNRSTRRYTRLTEKLG
- a CDS encoding carbon starvation protein A, yielding MITFLIGVAILILGYFTYGKFVERVFGPDDRKTPALANPDGVDRVPMPHWKNVLIQLLNIAGIGPVIGVILGIKFGAIVFILLPLGNVLGGAVHDYFSGMISMRNNGYNVPALSRKFLGKGPAKLVMTLISVALILVGAVFTNTPAALVNTPILAGSHVSPTLFWIAVAVIFAYYFISTFFPIDKIIGRIYPVFGALLILASLAIFVGIIPNLNVLDEFCFSDIMSNFHKHPAGQPIIPMLFVTIACGIISGFHSTQSPLVARTEVTEKTGRQTFYGMMIIEGLIGMIWAAGGMFIYHQMPELLTGASGVKVLSVLVSTVIPWAPISILVVVGVIILAITSGDTSLRSLRLTIAELTGLEQTSVRNRLILTVPMFALCAVIIFWSNLNPEGFNILWNYFSWSNQLMAVCSLCVATVYLRSKKKNFWIALIPCMFMTFITADYILWVSPENLKGAPLGFGLDYKTALVIALHDAAILGFFLCVRGKTLSKMEGYNADRWNPDLDEGKIPKAE
- the nadA gene encoding quinolinate synthase NadA; the protein is MTAEELYNRLKSVKPGAALCTYTMEKVEKMLPLINEINELKKQQDTVILAHSYCAPEILLGVADFTGDSFKLSKDATTVQQKTILFSAVRFMGETAKILNPQKDVIIPGPLTGCSLADSITGKDVEELRKQNPDYTFVCYINTTADVKAACDVCVTSGNVMHIVETIPSDKIYFVPDALMGQNIIDEMKRRGVKKDIKLYNGCCYVHENYDPDLIQFFRSQNPNLKVISHPECNPSVAMLSDYVGSTGQMVSYINQQPKDSCILLLTECGLNARMHYEHPDMNFIGSCCMCKYMKSNSLENILEALRHPEKAEHISLNEDVRVKAKKCIDAMFKYAE